The nucleotide window GATCACCATCCTGCCCGGCGCGTTGATGACCGCCCATCTCATTCCGGTGCAGTTGGCCGTCCTGCTGATGCTCGCCATCTATGGTTTTTCCATGTGGATCGCCTATCGGCTTTACAGTTTCGTGCTGCAATGCCCGCCGTTTACGGCGCTCGGCCTGTCGATCCTGATGATGATCGTCGGTATTGCCTCGGCCTTCTGGCTGCAGAGCATCAGCCATTCGCTGCTTGTGGTTTCAAGCTAGTCTTTCTTGTGGCCCCGCCAGGGCTCCTCGACAATTTCGTAAACCTCATCCTCGCGATAATCGACGCGCGTGAGATAGAGCCCGTCCGGAGGGGCGACAGGGCCGCAGGCTTGGCGATCGCGGGCTTCAAGACTCTCGCTGATCCAGTCCACCGGCTTACGCCCGGAGCCAACCTCGGCCAGCGAGCCGACAAACGAGCGGATCTGGTTGTGCAGGAACGACCGGGCCATGGCGTCGAGATAGACCCATTCTCCCTCGCGGCTGACGCGCAGCATCTCCATGGTCCGCCACGGGCTTTTGGCCTGACAGGCGGTGGCGCGGAAGGTCGTGAAGTCATGATGCCCAATGAGCCGGTCGGCCCCCTGCTGCATCAGCTCGACATCGATGGGGAAGCTATATTGCCAGGCCCGCCCGATTTCGAAGGTCAGCGGAGCACGACGGTTGCAGATGCGATAGCGGTAGTAGCGCTTGACGGCCTTGAAGCGGCTGTCGAATTCGTCGGTTACTTTCCACGCCCCGAGCACGGCAACGCCAGTCTCCTTGAGGAAGAAATTGAGCGCGGCGGTAATCTTCTGGCTGTGCCAGTCCCGTTGCAGATCAAAATGGGCAACCTGACCCGTCGCATGGACGCCGGAATCCGTCCGCCCCGCCCCGAACAGGGTGACCCGTTCGTGGGTGAAGGTAT belongs to uncultured Cohaesibacter sp. and includes:
- the truA gene encoding tRNA pseudouridine(38-40) synthase TruA; the encoded protein is MPRYKLLIEYDGRPFSGWQRQDNAPSVMELIEDSIYTFTHERVTLFGAGRTDSGVHATGQVAHFDLQRDWHSQKITAALNFFLKETGVAVLGAWKVTDEFDSRFKAVKRYYRYRICNRRAPLTFEIGRAWQYSFPIDVELMQQGADRLIGHHDFTTFRATACQAKSPWRTMEMLRVSREGEWVYLDAMARSFLHNQIRSFVGSLAEVGSGRKPVDWISESLEARDRQACGPVAPPDGLYLTRVDYREDEVYEIVEEPWRGHKKD